A segment of the Symmachiella macrocystis genome:
AGGAGACTCCTACAGAATTGGATAATGTCGAGGCGAGGTATTTCACCTTGGAAAAGGGGATGTCATTTGACGATTCTGAGCAAACCGTGTTATGTGAATGGTCAGACTCAACGCATAGTAATTACGGAAGCGGTCCTGAACCGACAGTCCCTGCATTTATCCAACAGATTATGTCGTTCATTGATCGCTAGAATCGATCTGTCACGCTGCCCGATGCGCGTAATGCGAGACTAGCGAAACAAATCTCGTAACAACGTCGCACAAGAATTTCCATGGTAAAACGACGACCTGCGGCGGACTCACATGACCACATCGACTAAGCGGTTGGGTTGGATCGTGGCGATTGCCGCTGGTGTGATTGCCTCGCTGATCACGTTTCCCGCTGCTGTGCCTTGGATGATTGCGGGGTGGTTGCTGTACTCGACCGTGTTGATCGCGAGTGGCCGTCCGGGTTGGCTTCCGTTACTGGTATGCGCGAGCATTGTGCTGGTTAAAAACGTGGACTGGCCGTCGGCCATTTATTTGTTGGCCAGCGTGATGTTGGCTGTGGGGATTTGGCGCGGCGCTGATTCCCGAAAACAGCCGCCTGTCGCGAGCAACCGCGTGGGCATTGCCGTCAGCATGATCGCCCTCTGGGGGGCCTGGCTGGCATTATCGTGGATGTGGTGGACGTCCGCACGGAGTAGCGAGATGGCACACTTGCAGGGCGAGCGTCCGGTTGTCTGCGTTGGAGATAGTCTCACCTCGTTTGGCTATCCCGACGAATTGGCTAAGTTGCTCACCATTCCGGTGATCAATCAAGGAACCGACGGTATCACCACCAGCGATGCCTTGAAGGCCTTGCCCGATTTGATCGCGGCGAATCCGCAGATTGTTG
Coding sequences within it:
- a CDS encoding GDSL-type esterase/lipase family protein, translated to MTTSTKRLGWIVAIAAGVIASLITFPAAVPWMIAGWLLYSTVLIASGRPGWLPLLVCASIVLVKNVDWPSAIYLLASVMLAVGIWRGADSRKQPPVASNRVGIAVSMIALWGAWLALSWMWWTSARSSEMAHLQGERPVVCVGDSLTSFGYPDELAKLLTIPVINQGTDGITTSDALKALPDLIAANPQIVVIELGGHDFLKGKTRAATKANLQKIVDACHDIGAVVIVMEVPRGFIIDPFGGLEREFTRENDLELVSDGAIRNLVLWSPYAPPGLWLDAARHLSDDGLHPNARGNRYMAACVATALTRLYGKKIRTTP